A part of Sparus aurata unplaced genomic scaffold, fSpaAur1.1, whole genome shotgun sequence genomic DNA contains:
- the LOC115577767 gene encoding NACHT, LRR and PYD domains-containing protein 12-like: protein RIISHIKTSRSLHIMCHIPVFCWITATVLEDVLKTREGGELPKTLTEMYIHFLVVQAKVKKVKYDGGAETDPHWTPESRKMIESLGKLAFDQLQKGNLIFYESDLTECGIDITAASVYSGVFTQIFKEERGLYQDKVFCFIHLSVQEFLAALHVHLTFINSRVNLLSDEEQSTSRWSEVFIGKSTRFYQSAVDEALQSPNGHLDMFLRFLLGLSLQTNQNLLQGLQTQTASSSKNNQETVKYIKKKFKKNLSPERSINLFHCLNELNDRSLVEEIQQYLSSGRLSTDELSPAQWSALVFILLSSEKDLDVFDLKKYSASEEALLRLLPVVRASKKALLSSCDLSERSCEALSSVLSSQSSSLRELDLSNNNLQDSGMKHLSVGLESPQCKLETLRLSGCNLSERSCEALSSVLSSQSSSLRELDLSNNNLQDSGVKHLSVGLESPQCKLETLRLGVCNLSGRSCEALSSVLSSQSSSLRELDLSNNNLQDSGVKHLSVGLESPQCKLKTLRLGVCNLSGRSCEALSSVLSSQSSSLRELDLSNNNLQDSGVKHLSVGLESPQCKLKTLRLSGCLITEEGCTSLASALDSNPSHLRELDLSYNHPGDSGVKQLSARLKDPGWRLDTLSFKLLGVQRLRLSADGPTLLTPPVRLDFSRTSVLNRPSRRVRAFPFTVGCDFTVSQQCQTLRVTKCLSDNNRKMTHVKVVQSYPDHPERFEYPQLLCRTGLTGHFYWEVEWRGRVSISVSYRRIRRKGDSEDCWFGWNDQSWSLECFDGGRYSVWHNNRGTALSSSSSSSSSSGRVAVYVDCPAGTLSFYRVSSDSLIHLHTFNTTFNEPLY, encoded by the exons agaatcatctcccacatcaagacatcaagaagcctccacatcatgtgccacatcccagtcttctgctggatcactgctacagttctggaggatgtgttgaagaccagagagggaggagagctgcccaagaccctgactgagatgtacatccacttcctggtggttcaggccaaagtgaagaaggtcaagtatgatggaggagctgagacagatccacactggactccagagagcaggaagatgattgagtctctgggaaaactggcttttgatcagctgcagaaaggaaatctgatcttctatgaatcagacctgacagagtgtggcatcgatatcacagcagcctcagtgtactcaggagtgttcacacagatctttaaagaggagagaggactgtaccaggacaaggtgttctgcttcatccatctgagtgttcaggagtttctggctgctcttcatgtccatctgacgttCATCAACTCTAGAGTCAATCTGCTGTCAGATGAAGAGCAGTCAACATCCCGGTGGTCTGAGGTTTTCATAGGAAAATCAACACgtttctaccagagtgctgtggacgaggccttacagagtccaaatggacatctggacatgttcctccgcttcctcctcggtctttcactgcagaccaatcagaatctcctccaaggtctgcagacacagacagcaaGTAGCTCAAAaaacaatcaggaaacagtcaaGTACATAAAGAAGAAGTTCAAAaagaatctgtctccagagagaagcatcaatctgttccactgtctgaatgaactgaacgatcgttctctagtggaggagatccaacagtacctgagttcaggacgtctctccacagatgaactgtctcctgctcagtggtcagctctggtcttcatcttactgtcatcagaaaaagatctggatgtgtttgacctgaagaaatactctgcttcagaggaggctcttctgaggctgctgccagtggtcagaGCCTCCAagaaagctct ACTGAGTAGCtgtgacctctcagagagaagctgtgaagctctgtcctcagttctcagctcccagtcctctagtctgagagagctggacctgagtaacaacaacctgcaggattctggaatgaagcatctgtctgttggactggagagtccacagtGTAAACTTGAAACTCTAAG actgagtggctgtaacctctcagagagaagctgtgaagctctgtcctcagttctcagctcccagtcctctagtctgagagaactggacctgagtaacaacaatctgcaggattctggagtgaagcatctgtctgttggaTTGGAGAGTCCACAGTGTAAACTTGAAACTCTAAG gctaggtgtctgtaacctctcagggagaagctgtgaagctctgtcctcagttctcagctcccagtcctctagtctgagagaactggacctgagtaacaacaacctgcaggattctggagtgaagcatctgtctgttggaTTGGAGAGTCCACAGTGTAAACTTAAAACTCTAAG gctaggtgtctgtaacctctcagggagaagctgtgaagctctgtcctcagttctcagctcccagtcctctagtctgagagaactggacctgagtaacaacaacctgcaggattctggagtgaagcatctgtctgttggactggagagtccacagtGTAAACTTAAAACTCTAAG gctgtcaggctgtctgatcacagaggaaggatgtacttctctggcctcagctctggactccaacccctcccatctgagagagctggacctaagctacaatcatccaggagactcaggagtgaagcagctttctgctcgactgaaggatccaggctggagactggacactctcag CTTTAAGCTTCTTGGGGTCCAGAGGCTGCGTCTCTCTGCAGATGGACCGACCTTGTTGACCCCTCCCGTCAGGTTGGACTTCAGTAGGACATCAGTGCTGAACAGGCCCAGCAGAAGGGTGCGGGCCTTTCCTTTCACTGTGGGTTGTGATTTTACAGTCTCCCAACAATGTCAGACACTCCG tgtcacaAAATGT ctgtctgacaacaacaggaagatgacacatgTGAAGGTGgttcagtcatatcctgatcatccagagaggtttgagtatCCTCaactgctgtgtagaactggtctgactggtcacttttactgggaggtcgagtggagaggaagagtttctatatcagtgagttacagaagaatcagaaggaaaggagacagtgaaGACTGTTGGTTTGGatggaatgatcagtcctggagtctggaGTGCTTTGATGgtggtcgttactctgtctggcacaataacagaggaacagccctctcctcctcctcctcctcctcctcctcctctggtagagtagcagtgtatgtggactgtcctgctggcactctgtccttctacagagtctcctctgactcactgatccacctccacaccttcaacaccacattcaatgaacctctttat